The following are encoded together in the Mycobacteriales bacterium genome:
- the malQ gene encoding 4-alpha-glucanotransferase, which yields MNLDDLAAAHGVATTYEDWAGNPKRVPEETVRRVLDAMEADGPPSREEPPLRVVREGSPEAGGREVGEYDGLLVAPRRCPTPPRSWGWMVQLYGVRSRCSWGMGDLGDLARLARWSAADEGAGFLLVNPLHAAAPGLPQEDSPYFPASRRFANPLYLAVEELPELGLLAPEQRAEVLRLGSEARALNDAERIDRDAVWRAKSRALELLFAVDAPARRRALAEYRAAQGRALEDFAVWSALAERHRGPYQEWPEGLRRPDAPDVAAAREAMAERVTFHAWLQWLCAEQLAEAQRCAREAGMPVGLIHDLAVGCDPGGADAWAQQDVLAHGMTVGAPPDSFNQKGQDWRLPPWRPDRLRASGYAAFRDLVRATLAHGGGIRIDHAMGLFRLFWVPDGLSPAEGTYVRYDAEALLGILAYECHAAGAVAVAEDLGTVEPGVPETLRDNGILGSAVLWFEDGRAAEYPEPAFTSVTTHDLPTARGFWTDASLAVQAELGLLGRPVEEQRESNDADRARVLALLRAEGLVGDDPAEDELVVAMHAFVARTPSLLVAVALGDALGDPRQPNMPGTRDEYPNWRLPLPRLLDDLGDDPLLRRVVDAVRTERSRGPAAR from the coding sequence GTGAACCTCGACGACCTCGCCGCCGCGCACGGCGTCGCCACGACGTACGAGGACTGGGCCGGCAACCCGAAGCGGGTGCCGGAGGAGACGGTCCGGCGGGTGCTCGACGCGATGGAGGCGGACGGGCCGCCGTCGCGCGAGGAGCCGCCGTTGCGGGTGGTGCGCGAGGGGTCGCCGGAGGCGGGCGGGCGCGAGGTCGGCGAGTACGACGGGCTGCTCGTCGCGCCGCGCCGCTGCCCCACCCCGCCCCGGTCGTGGGGGTGGATGGTGCAGCTCTACGGCGTCCGCTCGCGCTGCTCGTGGGGCATGGGCGACCTGGGGGACCTGGCGCGGCTGGCCCGGTGGAGCGCGGCCGACGAGGGCGCCGGCTTCCTGCTGGTGAACCCGCTGCACGCCGCCGCGCCGGGGCTGCCGCAGGAGGACTCGCCGTACTTCCCGGCGTCGCGGCGGTTCGCGAACCCGCTCTACCTCGCCGTCGAGGAGCTGCCGGAGCTCGGCCTGCTCGCGCCGGAGCAGCGCGCGGAGGTGCTGCGGCTCGGCTCCGAGGCGCGGGCGCTCAACGACGCCGAGCGCATCGACCGCGACGCCGTCTGGCGGGCGAAGTCGCGCGCGCTGGAGCTGCTGTTCGCCGTCGACGCGCCGGCCCGGCGGCGGGCGCTGGCGGAGTACCGCGCCGCGCAGGGGCGGGCGCTGGAGGACTTCGCGGTCTGGTCGGCGCTGGCCGAGCGGCACCGGGGGCCGTACCAGGAGTGGCCGGAGGGGCTGCGCCGCCCGGACGCGCCGGACGTCGCGGCGGCGCGCGAGGCGATGGCCGAGCGGGTGACGTTCCACGCGTGGCTGCAGTGGCTCTGCGCCGAGCAGCTCGCCGAGGCGCAGCGCTGCGCCCGCGAGGCCGGCATGCCGGTCGGGCTGATCCACGACCTCGCCGTCGGCTGCGACCCCGGCGGCGCCGACGCGTGGGCGCAGCAGGACGTGCTCGCGCACGGGATGACGGTCGGCGCGCCCCCGGACTCGTTCAACCAGAAGGGCCAGGACTGGCGGCTGCCGCCGTGGCGGCCGGATCGCTTGCGCGCCAGCGGGTACGCGGCGTTCCGCGACCTGGTGCGCGCCACGCTGGCGCACGGCGGCGGCATCCGGATCGACCACGCGATGGGGCTGTTCCGGCTGTTCTGGGTGCCGGACGGGCTGTCGCCCGCCGAGGGGACCTACGTGCGCTACGACGCCGAGGCGCTGCTCGGCATCCTCGCGTACGAGTGCCACGCCGCCGGTGCGGTCGCCGTCGCGGAGGACCTCGGGACGGTGGAGCCCGGCGTGCCCGAGACGTTGCGGGACAACGGCATCCTCGGCTCGGCGGTGCTGTGGTTCGAGGACGGCCGGGCGGCGGAGTACCCGGAGCCGGCGTTCACGTCGGTGACGACGCACGACCTTCCGACCGCGCGCGGCTTCTGGACCGACGCGTCGCTGGCGGTGCAGGCGGAGCTCGGGCTGCTCGGCCGGCCGGTCGAGGAGCAGCGGGAGTCCAACGACGCGGACCGCGCGCGCGTGCTCGCGCTGCTGCGCGCGGAGGGGCTGGTGGGCGACGACCCGGCGGAGGACGAGCTGGTCGTGGCGATGCACGCGTTCGTGGCGCGCACGCCGTCGCTGCTCGTCGCGGTCGCGCTCGGCGACGCGCTCGGCGACCCGCGCCAACCGAACATGCCGGGCACCCGCGACGAGTACCCGAACTGGCGGCTGCCGCTCCCCCGCCTCCTCGACGACCTCGGCGACGACCCGCTGCTGCGCCGCGTGGTCGACGCGGTCAGAACAGAGCGCTCGCGAGGTCCCGCCGCGCGCTGA
- the treZ gene encoding malto-oligosyltrehalose trehalohydrolase, whose translation MDTGIAVWAPFAERVELDAEGRREELARGDGGWWHGRALPPGTDYGFVLDGDDEVLPDPRSPWQPHGVHGPSRTIDHAAFTWTDGGWRAKPLRDSVVYELHVGTFTPDGTFSAAIARLPHLVTLGVDVVELLPVTAFSGRHGWGYDGVDLYAVHDAYGGPDGLKSFVDACHASGLGVVMDVVYNHLGPAGNYLGRFGPYFTDRYRTPWGPAVNYDDAGSDEVRRFVVDNALMWLRDYHCDGLRLDAVHAIFDQSATHLLEEITAAAEPYGFVIAESDLNDPRVVTPRERNGLGCDVQWSDDFHHALHAALTGERDGYYADFGPVEQVAKALRGAYVYDGQHAAYRGRRHGRPVVGLPATAFLGYLQDHDQVGNRAAGERSSHLLPPPLLKVAAALVLTAPFVPMLFMGEEWGASTPWQYFTDHEDAGLADAVRKGRREEFRAFGWDPDDVPDPQDPATFERSRLRWEEIPEPVHAELLDWHRRLLALRRDEPALRDGSFAEVDVDGTVLTVRRGPLTVVADLSGGRVDAPGDVVLRDEAVAIVRS comes from the coding sequence GTGGACACGGGCATCGCGGTGTGGGCGCCGTTCGCCGAACGCGTCGAGCTGGACGCGGAGGGGCGGCGCGAGGAGCTGGCGCGCGGCGACGGCGGCTGGTGGCACGGCCGCGCGCTGCCGCCCGGCACCGACTACGGCTTCGTGCTCGACGGCGACGACGAGGTGCTGCCCGACCCGCGCTCGCCGTGGCAGCCGCACGGCGTCCACGGGCCGTCGCGCACGATCGACCACGCGGCGTTCACCTGGACCGACGGCGGCTGGCGCGCGAAGCCGCTGCGGGACAGCGTGGTCTACGAGCTGCACGTCGGGACGTTCACGCCGGACGGGACGTTCAGCGCGGCGATCGCGCGGCTCCCCCACCTCGTGACGCTCGGCGTCGACGTGGTCGAGCTGCTGCCGGTCACCGCGTTCTCCGGCCGGCACGGCTGGGGGTACGACGGCGTCGACCTGTACGCCGTGCACGACGCGTACGGCGGGCCGGACGGGCTGAAGTCGTTCGTCGACGCCTGCCACGCGTCCGGCCTCGGCGTGGTCATGGACGTGGTCTACAACCACCTCGGCCCGGCCGGGAACTACCTCGGCCGGTTCGGCCCGTACTTCACCGACCGCTACCGCACGCCGTGGGGGCCGGCGGTCAACTACGACGACGCCGGTAGCGACGAGGTCCGCCGCTTCGTCGTGGACAACGCGCTGATGTGGCTGCGCGACTACCACTGCGACGGGCTGCGGCTCGACGCCGTGCACGCGATCTTCGACCAGTCGGCCACGCACCTGCTCGAGGAGATCACCGCGGCGGCCGAGCCGTACGGCTTCGTGATCGCCGAGAGCGACCTCAACGACCCGCGCGTGGTGACGCCGCGCGAACGCAACGGCCTCGGCTGCGACGTGCAGTGGAGCGACGACTTCCACCACGCGCTGCACGCCGCGCTGACCGGCGAGCGGGACGGCTACTACGCCGACTTCGGCCCGGTCGAGCAGGTCGCGAAGGCGCTGCGCGGCGCCTACGTCTACGACGGGCAGCACGCGGCGTACCGGGGCCGCCGGCACGGGCGACCGGTCGTGGGGCTGCCGGCGACGGCGTTCCTCGGCTACCTCCAGGACCACGACCAGGTCGGCAACCGCGCCGCCGGCGAACGCTCCTCGCACCTGCTGCCGCCGCCGCTGCTCAAGGTGGCCGCCGCGCTGGTGCTGACGGCGCCGTTCGTGCCGATGCTGTTCATGGGCGAGGAGTGGGGCGCCTCGACGCCCTGGCAGTACTTCACCGACCACGAGGACGCCGGCCTCGCGGACGCGGTGCGGAAGGGGCGGCGCGAGGAGTTCCGCGCGTTCGGCTGGGACCCCGACGACGTGCCCGACCCGCAGGACCCGGCGACGTTCGAACGCTCCAGGCTCCGCTGGGAGGAGATCCCCGAGCCGGTACACGCCGAGCTGCTCGACTGGCACCGCCGGCTGCTGGCGCTGCGCCGCGACGAGCCGGCGTTGCGGGACGGGTCGTTCGCGGAGGTGGACGTCGACGGCACGGTGCTGACGGTGCGGCGCGGGCCGCTGACGGTCGTGGCCGACCTGTCCGGCGGGCGCGTCGACGCGCCCGGCGACGTCGTCCTGCGGGACGAGGCCGTCGCTATCGTCCGCTCGTGA
- the glgX gene encoding glycogen debranching protein GlgX, with amino-acid sequence MQVWPGQPYPLGATFDGSGTNFALFSEVAERVELCLFADDGPETRVELREVDAFVWHGYLPNVGPGTRYGYRVHGPYDPARGHRCNPSKLLLDPYAKAVDGEIDWDEALFPYRFADHEQRNDDDSAPHMMKSVVVSPFFDWANDRPPRTPYADTIVYETHVRGFTKRHPGIPDELRGTYAGLAHPTAIEHLTSLGVTAVELLPVHQYVQDHYLVERGLRNYWGYNTIGFLAPHQGYAASGTGGQQVQEFKSMVKALHEAGIEVILDVVYNHTAEGNHDGPTLSFRGIDNAAYYRLVEDDPRYYMDYTGTGNSLRVRHPIVLQLIMDSLRYWATEMHVDGFRFDLAATLAREFYDVDRLSAFFDLVQQDPVVSRVKLIAEPWDVGAGGYQVGNFPPLWTEWNGKYRDTVRDYWRGEPATLAEFASRLTGSSDLYESDGRRPYASVNFVTAHDGFTLHDLVSYNEKHNEANGEGNNDGESHNRSWNHGAEGETDDHDVAELRERQKRNFLTTLLLSQGIPMILGGDEIGRTQRGNNNAYCQDNELSWYDWEAAREHDVLLDFTRRVTALRREHPVFRRRRYFQGRPLRGSDVADIAWFAPDGTTMDEGDWESGFAKSLMVYLNGDAIPEPDARGERIVDDSFFLLFNAHYEPIEFTLPQGDFGEAFEVVVDTAAPVPGPEERRAKPGSQVQVEARSVVVLKKAF; translated from the coding sequence ATGCAGGTGTGGCCCGGTCAGCCGTACCCGCTCGGGGCCACGTTCGACGGCAGCGGTACCAACTTCGCGCTGTTCTCCGAGGTCGCCGAGCGGGTCGAGCTCTGCCTGTTCGCCGACGACGGCCCCGAGACGCGGGTCGAGCTGCGCGAGGTCGACGCGTTCGTCTGGCACGGCTACCTGCCGAACGTCGGCCCCGGCACCCGCTACGGCTACCGCGTGCACGGCCCGTACGACCCGGCGCGGGGCCACCGGTGCAACCCCAGCAAGCTGCTGCTCGACCCGTACGCGAAGGCCGTCGACGGGGAGATCGACTGGGACGAGGCGCTGTTCCCGTACCGGTTCGCCGACCACGAGCAGCGCAACGACGACGACTCCGCGCCGCACATGATGAAGTCGGTCGTCGTCAGCCCGTTCTTCGACTGGGCCAACGACCGGCCGCCGCGCACGCCGTACGCCGACACGATCGTCTACGAGACGCACGTCCGCGGCTTCACCAAGCGCCACCCCGGCATCCCGGACGAGCTGCGCGGCACGTACGCGGGGCTGGCGCACCCGACCGCGATCGAGCACCTCACCTCGCTCGGCGTGACGGCGGTCGAGCTGCTGCCGGTGCACCAGTACGTACAGGACCACTACCTGGTCGAGCGCGGACTGCGGAACTACTGGGGCTACAACACGATCGGCTTCCTCGCGCCGCACCAGGGCTACGCCGCGTCCGGCACCGGCGGGCAGCAGGTGCAGGAGTTCAAGTCCATGGTGAAGGCGCTGCACGAGGCCGGCATCGAGGTCATCCTCGACGTCGTCTACAACCACACCGCGGAGGGCAACCACGACGGCCCGACGCTGTCGTTCCGCGGCATCGACAACGCCGCGTACTACCGGCTGGTCGAGGACGACCCGCGCTACTACATGGACTACACCGGCACCGGCAACAGCCTGCGGGTGCGGCACCCGATCGTGCTCCAGCTCATCATGGACTCGCTGCGCTACTGGGCGACCGAGATGCACGTGGACGGGTTCCGCTTCGACCTGGCGGCGACGCTGGCGCGGGAGTTCTACGACGTCGACCGGCTGAGCGCGTTCTTCGACCTGGTGCAGCAGGACCCGGTGGTCTCGCGCGTGAAGCTGATCGCGGAGCCGTGGGACGTCGGCGCGGGCGGCTACCAGGTCGGCAACTTCCCGCCGTTGTGGACCGAGTGGAACGGCAAGTACCGCGACACGGTGCGCGACTACTGGCGCGGTGAGCCGGCCACGCTGGCGGAGTTCGCGTCGCGGCTCACCGGCTCCAGCGACCTGTACGAGTCGGACGGGCGGCGGCCGTACGCGTCGGTGAACTTCGTCACCGCGCACGACGGGTTCACGCTGCACGACCTGGTCTCGTACAACGAGAAGCACAACGAGGCGAACGGCGAGGGCAACAACGACGGCGAGAGCCACAACCGCTCGTGGAACCACGGCGCGGAGGGCGAGACCGACGACCACGACGTCGCCGAGCTGCGCGAGCGGCAGAAGCGCAACTTCCTCACGACGCTGCTGCTGTCGCAGGGCATCCCGATGATCCTCGGCGGCGACGAGATCGGCCGCACCCAGCGCGGCAACAACAACGCGTACTGCCAGGACAACGAGCTCTCCTGGTACGACTGGGAGGCGGCGCGCGAGCACGACGTGCTGCTCGACTTCACCCGCCGCGTGACGGCGCTGCGCCGGGAGCACCCGGTGTTCCGGCGGCGGCGGTACTTCCAGGGCCGGCCGCTGCGCGGCAGCGACGTCGCGGACATCGCGTGGTTCGCGCCGGACGGCACGACGATGGACGAGGGCGACTGGGAGTCGGGCTTCGCGAAGTCGCTGATGGTCTACCTCAACGGCGACGCGATCCCGGAGCCGGACGCGCGCGGCGAGCGGATCGTCGACGACTCGTTCTTCCTGCTGTTCAACGCCCACTACGAGCCGATCGAGTTCACGCTGCCGCAGGGCGACTTCGGCGAGGCGTTCGAGGTCGTGGTGGACACGGCGGCCCCGGTGCCGGGGCCGGAGGAGCGCCGGGCCAAGCCGGGGTCCCAGGTGCAGGTGGAGGCGCGCAGCGTCGTCGTGCTGAAGAAGGCGTTCTAG
- the treY gene encoding malto-oligosyltrehalose synthase: MRVPSSTYRVQVNAAFPLSEAARVVPYLRDLGAGDLYTSPLLRSTEGSTHGYDVLDHDSIDDEAGGRAALDALHAALREAGLGLLLDVVPNHVSVAPPAEANAWWWDVLRHGRDSRYARAFDVDWSRHGGRILLPVLGAPLAQVLADGDIVRDGDVLRYHEHVWPVAPGTAREDDEPVGDLLERQHYLPEHWRRAARDLNYRRFFDVTTLAGLRVEDERVFAESHALVLALVRDGVVTGLRIDHPDGLADPEAYLARLAGETGGVWTLVEKILEPGEALPPGWHAAGTTGYDALAELSALFVDPAGEAALTRLYGEVTGAETDFETVVEESKRLVLTTILGAEVEWLHRLVPSEPREAIVELLVALDVYRTYTTAGSPVSDVDRAVMARAVAAASARRPDLREPFGRLAGYVLNGTHPAFATRFQQVSGPAMAKGLEDTAFYRYHRLVALNEVGGSPGRFGTTVEEFHAACARRQEEAPFGLTALSTHDTKRSEDVRARIALLSEVPEEWGAAVRRWTAMNARHKTDGRPDANLEYLLYQTFVGAWPLPVDRALAYAEKASREAKQDTSWVDPDPAYDEAVAAWVRAVLADEEFVADLEAFVAPLVPHGWTASLAQKLVQLTMPGVPDVYQGSELWDLSLVDPDNRRPVDYALRERLLRSLDDMTVEEVGERAAEGLPKLLVVSRALRLRRERPRAFAGAYEPLRVEGGWADRVVAFARGGEVVTVVPRLSVPVDDWKDTTVWLPPKGWGGVLTGETFDGGPVPVGELFARFPVALLART, translated from the coding sequence ATGCGGGTCCCGTCGAGCACGTACCGGGTGCAGGTCAACGCGGCGTTCCCGCTGTCCGAGGCGGCGCGCGTCGTGCCGTACCTGCGCGACCTCGGCGCCGGCGACCTCTACACGTCGCCGCTGCTGCGGTCGACGGAGGGCAGCACGCACGGCTACGACGTGCTCGACCACGACTCGATCGACGACGAGGCCGGTGGTCGCGCGGCGCTGGACGCGCTGCACGCGGCGTTGCGGGAAGCCGGGCTCGGGCTGCTGCTCGACGTCGTGCCGAACCACGTCTCCGTCGCCCCGCCCGCCGAGGCGAACGCCTGGTGGTGGGACGTGCTGCGGCACGGGCGGGACAGCCGGTACGCGCGGGCGTTCGACGTGGACTGGTCGCGGCACGGCGGCCGGATCCTGCTGCCGGTGCTCGGCGCTCCGTTGGCGCAGGTGCTCGCGGACGGCGACATCGTGCGCGACGGCGACGTGCTGCGCTACCACGAGCACGTCTGGCCCGTGGCGCCCGGGACCGCGCGCGAGGACGACGAGCCGGTCGGCGACCTGCTGGAACGCCAGCACTACCTGCCGGAGCACTGGCGGCGGGCGGCGCGGGACCTGAACTACCGGCGGTTCTTCGACGTGACGACGCTCGCGGGCCTGCGGGTGGAGGACGAGCGGGTCTTCGCCGAGTCGCACGCGCTGGTGCTCGCGCTCGTCCGCGACGGCGTCGTGACCGGGCTGCGGATCGACCACCCGGACGGGCTGGCCGACCCCGAGGCGTACCTCGCCCGCCTGGCGGGTGAGACGGGCGGCGTCTGGACGCTGGTCGAGAAGATCCTCGAGCCGGGCGAGGCGCTGCCGCCGGGCTGGCACGCGGCGGGCACGACCGGCTACGACGCGCTGGCCGAGCTGTCGGCGCTGTTCGTGGACCCGGCCGGCGAGGCGGCGCTGACCCGCCTCTACGGCGAGGTCACCGGCGCCGAGACCGACTTCGAGACGGTCGTGGAGGAGTCGAAGCGGCTGGTGCTGACGACGATCCTCGGCGCCGAGGTCGAGTGGCTGCACCGGCTGGTGCCGAGCGAGCCGCGCGAGGCGATCGTGGAGCTGCTCGTCGCGCTCGACGTGTACCGCACCTACACGACCGCCGGGTCGCCGGTCTCGGACGTCGACCGCGCGGTCATGGCGCGCGCGGTCGCGGCGGCGTCGGCGCGGCGGCCGGACCTGCGCGAGCCGTTCGGCCGGCTCGCCGGCTACGTGCTCAACGGCACGCACCCGGCGTTCGCGACGAGGTTCCAGCAGGTGAGCGGCCCGGCGATGGCCAAGGGCCTGGAGGACACGGCGTTCTACCGCTACCACCGGCTGGTCGCGCTGAACGAGGTCGGCGGCTCGCCGGGGCGGTTCGGCACGACGGTCGAGGAGTTCCACGCGGCGTGCGCGCGGCGGCAGGAGGAGGCGCCGTTCGGGCTAACGGCGCTGTCGACGCACGACACCAAGCGCAGCGAGGACGTCCGCGCGCGGATCGCGCTGCTGTCGGAGGTGCCCGAGGAGTGGGGCGCGGCGGTCCGCCGCTGGACCGCGATGAACGCGCGGCACAAGACGGATGGCCGGCCCGACGCGAACCTCGAGTACCTGCTGTACCAGACGTTCGTCGGCGCGTGGCCGCTGCCGGTCGACCGCGCGCTCGCGTACGCGGAGAAGGCGAGCCGCGAGGCGAAGCAGGACACGTCGTGGGTCGACCCGGACCCGGCGTACGACGAGGCGGTCGCGGCGTGGGTGCGCGCGGTGCTCGCGGACGAGGAGTTCGTCGCCGACCTGGAGGCGTTCGTCGCGCCGCTGGTGCCGCACGGCTGGACCGCGTCGCTCGCGCAGAAGCTGGTGCAGCTCACCATGCCCGGCGTGCCCGACGTGTACCAGGGCAGCGAGCTGTGGGACCTGTCGCTGGTCGACCCCGATAACCGCCGCCCGGTCGACTACGCGCTGCGCGAGCGGCTGCTGCGTTCGCTGGACGACATGACCGTGGAGGAGGTCGGCGAGCGCGCCGCCGAGGGGCTGCCGAAGCTGCTCGTCGTCTCCCGCGCGCTGCGGCTGCGGCGCGAACGCCCGCGGGCGTTCGCCGGCGCGTACGAGCCGCTGCGCGTCGAGGGCGGGTGGGCCGACCGGGTCGTCGCGTTCGCGCGCGGCGGCGAGGTCGTGACGGTCGTGCCGCGCCTCTCGGTGCCGGTGGACGACTGGAAGGACACGACCGTCTGGCTGCCGCCGAAGGGGTGGGGCGGGGTGCTCACCGGCGAGACGTTCGACGGCGGGCCGGTGCCGGTCGGCGAGCTGTTCGCGCGGTTCCCCGTCGCGCTGCTCGCCCGCACGTAA